The Methanothermobacter tenebrarum genome window below encodes:
- the tfrB gene encoding fumarate reductase (CoM/CoB) subunit TfrB — protein MIKIKILRFDPEKDNEPYIEEYRIPFKEKMKIIDALNLVNDKYGANIAFRSSCRAGQCGSCAVKMDGEVVLACKAEVKDGARIEPLDLPVIKDLIVDRGEIEEKARRMRLYLESTGEGLQKIRPEDYMDSKKLRSCIECFSCIAACPVIKESSEFAGPYFMNYLSKFAFDPRDKANRAKKGFEEGLYCCTTCAKCEEICPKQLNIPGDAIEKLRALACKQDIGPLEAHKKVKKLIEETGRSVEHIKEGFIESLELEGENPKLGFFTGCLVDYRIPEVGLALLRVLKKHGIEIDVPANQVCCGSPMIRTGQTDIVKELVAQNKKALQGYDAIITVCAGCGSTLKNDYPKYGLKLNVLDISELLAENLNTEDMKPVNMRVTYHDPCHLARGQGIRLEPRKILKRIKGLEFIEMEKPDQCCGSGGGVKSGKPDLAYSLGKKKADMIKKLGVDAVITICPFCQLHIKDSLEREGLENIKVMNILELLDLAYNENGTGKDKKT, from the coding sequence ATGATAAAAATTAAAATATTAAGGTTCGACCCGGAAAAAGACAATGAACCATACATTGAAGAATATAGGATCCCATTTAAGGAGAAAATGAAGATAATCGACGCTCTCAACTTGGTCAATGACAAATATGGGGCTAACATCGCATTTCGAAGTTCATGCAGGGCCGGACAATGTGGATCCTGTGCAGTTAAAATGGACGGCGAAGTAGTATTAGCATGTAAAGCAGAAGTAAAGGACGGAGCACGGATAGAACCATTAGACCTCCCAGTAATAAAGGATCTCATAGTTGACAGGGGTGAAATAGAGGAAAAAGCCAGGAGAATGCGATTATACTTAGAATCAACAGGTGAAGGCCTCCAGAAGATCAGACCAGAAGATTATATGGATTCAAAAAAACTTAGAAGTTGCATCGAATGCTTCTCATGCATAGCAGCATGCCCAGTTATCAAAGAAAGCTCAGAATTCGCAGGACCATACTTCATGAACTACCTATCAAAGTTCGCATTCGACCCCAGAGACAAAGCAAACAGGGCAAAGAAAGGATTCGAAGAAGGATTATACTGTTGCACAACTTGTGCAAAATGCGAAGAAATCTGCCCAAAACAATTAAACATACCTGGAGACGCCATCGAAAAACTAAGAGCACTAGCATGTAAACAGGATATTGGACCATTAGAAGCTCACAAGAAGGTTAAAAAACTCATAGAAGAAACAGGAAGATCCGTTGAACATATAAAGGAGGGGTTCATAGAATCCCTAGAATTAGAGGGTGAAAATCCAAAACTAGGATTCTTCACAGGATGCCTAGTAGACTACAGGATACCAGAAGTAGGACTAGCACTACTCAGAGTCCTAAAAAAGCATGGAATAGAAATCGACGTACCAGCAAACCAAGTATGCTGCGGATCACCCATGATACGCACCGGCCAAACCGACATAGTAAAAGAACTCGTAGCTCAAAACAAGAAAGCATTACAAGGATATGACGCCATTATAACAGTCTGCGCAGGCTGCGGCTCAACACTCAAAAACGACTACCCAAAATACGGCCTAAAATTAAACGTCCTAGACATAAGTGAACTACTAGCAGAAAACCTCAACACAGAAGACATGAAACCAGTAAACATGCGAGTAACATACCACGACCCATGCCACCTTGCAAGAGGCCAAGGAATACGACTAGAACCAAGAAAAATACTCAAAAGGATAAAAGGCTTAGAATTCATTGAAATGGAAAAACCAGACCAATGCTGCGGCTCTGGAGGTGGGGTGAAATCTGGAAAACCAGACCTAGCATATAGTCTAGGGAAAAAGAAAGCCGACATGATAAAAAAACTAGGCGTAGACGCTGTCATAACAATATGCCCATTCTGCCAATTACACATAAAAGACTCCCTAGAAAGGGAAGGACTAGAAAACATCAAGGTCATGAACATACTAGAATTATTAGACTTAGCATATAATGAAAATGGAACAGGAAAAGATAAAAAAACTTGA
- a CDS encoding TrmJ/YjtD family RNA methyltransferase, with the protein MEQEKIKKLEKNIIVVFVEPETPGNIGFIARAMKNFGLKKLVLINPCKLNDEAYLHAMHATDILENSITFRSIQEMLEELSPDFIVGTTGVPGGSYKIERIPLRPEQFAKALNTKAKIAILFGREGNGLTNEEIRECDIIVSIPTSQEYPIMNVSHAAAIIFYEIFKKRDYNREGVEEASGLEKRLLVSDMEDIISSLALPDHKKRVALRAFKNLIGRAFITGREAHTLKGILRRIKNKL; encoded by the coding sequence ATGGAACAGGAAAAGATAAAAAAACTTGAAAAGAACATTATAGTAGTCTTCGTCGAACCCGAGACGCCAGGAAATATCGGTTTCATAGCCCGAGCCATGAAAAACTTCGGACTAAAAAAACTAGTCCTCATAAACCCATGCAAATTAAACGATGAAGCATACCTACATGCAATGCACGCAACAGACATCCTAGAAAATTCCATAACATTCAGATCCATCCAAGAGATGCTAGAAGAGCTTTCACCAGATTTCATCGTTGGCACAACAGGAGTGCCAGGTGGAAGCTACAAAATAGAAAGGATACCTCTCAGACCAGAACAATTTGCAAAGGCATTAAATACAAAGGCAAAGATAGCCATATTATTCGGTAGAGAAGGAAATGGCCTCACAAACGAGGAAATAAGAGAATGTGACATTATCGTAAGCATACCCACAAGTCAGGAGTATCCCATAATGAACGTTTCACACGCAGCCGCGATAATATTCTACGAAATATTCAAAAAAAGAGACTATAACCGTGAGGGGGTTGAAGAGGCTTCAGGACTTGAAAAAAGACTCCTAGTATCCGACATGGAAGATATAATATCTTCACTCGCATTACCAGACCATAAAAAAAGAGTAGCTTTAAGAGCCTTCAAGAACCTCATAGGAAGGGCCTTCATCACAGGAAGAGAAGCCCACACCCTAAAAGGGATACTCAGGAGGATAAAAAACAAACTATAG
- a CDS encoding carbohydrate kinase family protein: MDIVSVGTANIDFILKVPSFVEPDTEMNIEKLHLSPGGSALNFAVHATRNGLKTGIIAKVGLDYFGDIIYNRLKDEGVDIKGLSRTTGSTGMAFISVDGTGRRSIYSFIGANKELKIGKREIEYISRADFTHLGGTYLEIAFPVAEHANLLSFAPGALLAAYGVSTLRPILQNTDVLFLNEHELKLLTGKSPKEGINLLINEGIPLIVITRGSKGAEVYTEKDVVKYKVKEVEALDTTGAGDAFAAGFIASWTKGESLNSCLKRAHECALKNLKKLGAI, translated from the coding sequence TTGGATATTGTAAGTGTGGGAACCGCTAATATAGATTTTATCCTAAAGGTTCCATCCTTTGTAGAGCCTGATACCGAAATGAACATTGAAAAGTTACATCTCTCACCTGGGGGATCCGCCCTTAATTTCGCAGTTCATGCCACTAGAAATGGTCTTAAAACGGGTATAATAGCAAAGGTTGGTCTGGATTATTTTGGTGATATAATCTATAATAGACTCAAGGATGAAGGAGTCGATATAAAAGGTCTTTCAAGGACTACTGGGAGTACTGGGATGGCATTCATAAGTGTGGACGGGACTGGTAGGAGGTCCATTTACTCATTTATAGGTGCGAACAAGGAGCTTAAGATTGGAAAAAGGGAAATAGAGTATATTTCAAGGGCTGATTTCACCCACTTGGGGGGTACATACCTTGAAATAGCGTTCCCAGTAGCTGAACATGCGAATCTCCTTTCATTTGCGCCTGGAGCTCTCCTTGCAGCTTATGGCGTGTCCACACTAAGACCGATACTCCAGAATACAGATGTTCTTTTTCTCAATGAACATGAACTTAAACTTTTAACCGGTAAATCTCCCAAGGAGGGTATTAATCTCCTAATCAATGAGGGGATCCCTCTAATAGTGATAACGAGAGGAAGTAAAGGCGCAGAAGTTTATACAGAAAAAGATGTGGTCAAGTATAAAGTTAAGGAAGTTGAGGCTCTTGACACAACCGGCGCAGGTGACGCCTTTGCCGCGGGTTTTATAGCATCATGGACCAAAGGTGAAAGTTTAAATTCTTGCCTTAAAAGAGCGCATGAATGTGCCTTGAAAAATCTTAAAAAATTAGGTGCAATATAG
- a CDS encoding TatD family hydrolase, whose translation MIDAHIHADTRPYEDFEKMAIAGIEKTITCAHDPLPMKVSTVTLEHIQRLLEVDTQRAKENGIRLYVTAGIHPRSIPRDYKNVIENLPQILENKRVVAIGEIGIEKGTQVEIKVLKEQLELADRLKIPVIIHTPRKNKKKMTKILLQVIEGHIDTSRVLIDHINTEIIKEVIEHESMLGLTIQPGKITPFEAVMIMREYGIDKFLLNSDISSAPSDPLSVPKTVHKMRLEGFNDSEILRVSSKNAEKFFKI comes from the coding sequence ATGATAGACGCCCACATACACGCAGACACACGCCCTTATGAAGATTTCGAGAAAATGGCAATAGCAGGTATAGAGAAAACCATAACATGCGCCCACGATCCCCTACCAATGAAAGTCTCAACAGTCACCCTTGAACACATACAACGCTTACTAGAAGTAGATACCCAACGCGCGAAAGAAAACGGCATCAGATTATACGTAACAGCAGGAATACACCCAAGAAGCATACCCAGAGACTATAAAAATGTCATAGAAAACTTACCACAAATTCTAGAAAATAAAAGGGTCGTGGCCATAGGAGAAATCGGGATTGAAAAAGGAACCCAAGTAGAGATAAAAGTCTTGAAGGAACAATTAGAATTAGCGGATAGACTGAAAATCCCCGTGATAATACACACACCCCGCAAAAACAAGAAGAAAATGACAAAAATCCTACTCCAAGTCATAGAAGGTCATATCGACACTTCAAGAGTACTAATAGATCACATAAATACTGAGATAATCAAAGAAGTCATCGAACATGAATCAATGCTTGGACTCACCATACAACCAGGTAAAATAACGCCATTTGAAGCTGTTATGATCATGAGAGAATATGGTATAGACAAGTTCCTGTTAAACAGTGATATAAGTTCGGCGCCATCAGACCCGCTCTCAGTGCCGAAAACAGTCCATAAGATGCGTCTCGAAGGTTTCAATGACTCAGAAATACTTAGAGTATCCTCAAAGAACGCTGAAAAGTTCTTTAAAATATAA
- the dcd gene encoding dCTP deaminase, with protein MAILSDHDIKKYLKKGLIIIDPLEDPERQIQPSSVDLRIGNEFKGFKIIRKPCIDPQEPGDIESYMESYHIKDGESFIIHPGEFALATTYEYIGLPDNLVARVEGRSSIGRLGITMHVTAGYIDPGFHGRITLEISNIGKMPVALYPKQRVCQIVFETMTSPAEKPYGHPERESKYMGQLKPETSKIKEDYELRRLRTKKGG; from the coding sequence ATGGCAATCCTAAGCGACCATGACATAAAAAAGTATCTAAAGAAGGGTTTAATAATTATAGACCCACTAGAAGATCCTGAAAGGCAAATACAACCATCATCAGTAGATCTTAGGATAGGGAACGAATTCAAAGGATTCAAGATCATAAGAAAACCATGCATAGACCCCCAAGAACCAGGGGACATAGAATCTTACATGGAATCATACCATATAAAAGATGGAGAATCCTTCATAATACACCCAGGAGAATTTGCACTAGCCACAACATACGAATATATAGGATTACCAGACAACCTTGTCGCAAGAGTAGAAGGAAGATCATCCATCGGAAGACTCGGTATCACAATGCATGTCACAGCAGGATACATAGACCCAGGATTCCATGGCAGAATCACCCTCGAAATCTCAAATATTGGGAAAATGCCAGTAGCACTCTACCCAAAACAGAGAGTATGCCAGATAGTATTCGAAACAATGACCTCACCAGCAGAAAAACCCTACGGGCACCCTGAAAGGGAAAGCAAATATATGGGTCAACTCAAACCTGAAACAAGCAAGATAAAAGAAGACTATGAACTCAGAAGACTCAGAACAAAAAAAGGAGGATAA
- the minD gene encoding cell division ATPase MinD — MTRVITIASGKGGVGKTVVTANLGVALASYGERVIVLDADIAMANLELVLGMEGKSVTLHDVLAGKANIEDAIYDGPEGVKIVPAGISLEGLRNVKLERLEEVLSHLIEDADILLIDAPAGLEKDAIAALAAAEELLLVTTPEIPSISDVLKTKIIADKLDVKIIGVVVNREQHDKTFLTVDEIETILEVPVIAVIPEDPEISRSAAFGEPIVIKNPKSPASNAIMKLAADLLGKEFHPIEPDKRGIIAKLIAGLTGRR; from the coding sequence ATGACAAGAGTCATAACAATCGCTTCTGGTAAAGGAGGAGTCGGAAAAACAGTAGTAACCGCCAACCTAGGAGTTGCACTTGCAAGTTACGGCGAACGTGTAATAGTATTGGATGCAGATATCGCAATGGCCAATTTGGAACTCGTACTTGGAATGGAAGGCAAATCAGTCACCTTACACGATGTACTCGCAGGCAAAGCCAACATAGAAGATGCCATCTACGATGGCCCAGAGGGTGTGAAGATAGTTCCTGCCGGCATATCATTAGAAGGGCTGCGGAATGTGAAATTAGAACGTTTAGAGGAGGTATTATCTCATCTAATCGAAGATGCTGATATTCTATTAATTGATGCCCCCGCCGGCCTTGAAAAAGATGCTATAGCAGCACTTGCCGCTGCTGAGGAACTTTTACTTGTCACAACTCCTGAGATCCCATCCATAAGTGATGTTCTCAAGACAAAAATAATTGCAGATAAGCTAGATGTTAAGATCATAGGTGTTGTAGTAAATAGAGAGCAACATGATAAGACCTTCCTAACAGTTGACGAGATCGAAACTATACTAGAAGTTCCAGTAATTGCAGTTATACCTGAAGATCCTGAAATCAGTAGATCAGCAGCATTTGGAGAGCCTATAGTTATAAAGAATCCTAAATCACCTGCAAGCAATGCTATCATGAAATTAGCCGCCGATTTATTAGGTAAAGAGTTCCATCCAATTGAACCTGATAAGAGAGGTATCATCGCGAAATTAATAGCAGGTTTAACAGGGCGCAGATAA
- the glyS gene encoding glycine--tRNA ligase: MSHEEVMKIARKRGFLWSSFEIYSGVAGFVDYGPLGALLKNKIMNKWREYYIIKEGFYEMESPTVMPEEVFKASGHVDHFNDPMTQCKECKEVYRADHIIEEITGRDVEGLENQKLTEIISEEKIRCPRCGGHLTHVWSYNLMFQTLIGAKGKKIGYLRPETAQGIFTPFKRLLRFFRNKLPFGVVQLGKAYRNEISPRQGVIRLREFTQAEAEIFVNPKEKTHPRFHTIKTEKLRLHPAENQEKNKKPITITAGEAVEKGIISSELLTYHLWLAKKFLVDIGIPEEVIRFRQHLPTEMAHYAIDCWDVEIKTNRYGWIEIIGIADRTDYDLKSHSEHSKEDLKVFIEYEKPKIIKKETIQAKMDKIGPKFKKDAAKIIKALEGLDPKIVKKELKENGQFKLELDKTYTLIEEDLEFKEVEKTIKGERIFPHVIEPSFGIDRIIYSLLLHSYKKEEGRTYFNFPVDIAPVEVAVLPLINKEKLVQLALNIKEDLRNNGFIAEFDASGTIGRRYARIDEIGVPFAVTVDHQSLKDHNVTLRDRNTTKQVRIPIKELTKILEDLLKRRKKFQDLSHSYKIQN, from the coding sequence ATGAGCCACGAAGAAGTGATGAAAATCGCGAGAAAACGAGGATTCCTATGGTCATCATTTGAAATCTACTCAGGAGTGGCAGGATTCGTAGATTACGGCCCACTAGGAGCCCTATTAAAAAATAAGATCATGAACAAATGGCGAGAATACTACATAATAAAAGAAGGATTCTATGAGATGGAATCACCTACAGTAATGCCCGAAGAAGTTTTTAAGGCTTCAGGCCACGTGGACCACTTCAATGATCCGATGACACAATGCAAAGAATGCAAAGAAGTATACAGAGCAGATCACATAATCGAAGAAATTACAGGTCGGGATGTTGAAGGCTTAGAGAACCAGAAACTCACAGAAATAATCTCAGAGGAGAAGATAAGATGTCCACGTTGCGGCGGACACCTCACACACGTTTGGAGTTACAATCTCATGTTCCAGACGCTAATCGGGGCAAAAGGCAAAAAAATAGGATACCTCAGACCCGAAACAGCCCAGGGCATATTCACACCATTCAAAAGACTTCTAAGATTCTTCAGAAACAAATTACCATTCGGTGTTGTCCAACTCGGAAAAGCTTACCGAAACGAAATATCACCCCGCCAAGGCGTCATAAGACTAAGAGAATTCACACAAGCAGAAGCAGAAATATTCGTAAACCCCAAAGAGAAGACACACCCAAGATTCCACACAATAAAAACAGAGAAACTAAGACTCCACCCAGCAGAAAACCAAGAAAAAAACAAAAAGCCCATAACAATAACTGCAGGAGAAGCCGTTGAAAAAGGCATAATATCAAGTGAACTTCTAACATACCATCTATGGTTAGCAAAAAAATTCCTAGTAGATATAGGAATACCAGAAGAGGTCATAAGATTCCGACAACACCTCCCAACAGAAATGGCTCATTATGCAATCGACTGCTGGGACGTTGAAATAAAAACCAACAGATACGGATGGATCGAAATAATAGGCATAGCAGACAGGACAGACTACGACCTCAAATCCCATAGCGAACACAGCAAAGAAGATCTTAAAGTCTTCATAGAATACGAAAAACCCAAAATAATAAAAAAGGAAACAATCCAAGCCAAGATGGATAAAATCGGTCCAAAGTTTAAAAAAGACGCCGCTAAGATCATAAAAGCCCTAGAAGGCCTGGACCCTAAAATCGTCAAAAAAGAACTTAAAGAAAACGGCCAATTCAAACTTGAATTAGATAAAACTTACACCCTAATAGAAGAAGACCTTGAATTCAAAGAAGTTGAAAAAACCATAAAAGGTGAAAGGATATTCCCCCATGTAATAGAACCATCCTTTGGCATTGACAGAATAATATACTCACTCTTACTCCACTCATATAAAAAAGAGGAAGGTAGGACTTACTTTAACTTCCCAGTTGATATAGCACCAGTAGAGGTTGCAGTCCTACCCTTAATAAACAAGGAAAAACTTGTCCAATTAGCACTAAATATAAAAGAGGATCTTAGAAATAATGGTTTCATCGCAGAATTCGACGCATCAGGTACAATAGGCAGAAGATACGCTCGTATAGATGAAATAGGAGTGCCATTCGCGGTGACAGTGGATCACCAATCACTCAAAGACCATAACGTCACCCTAAGAGACAGGAACACCACAAAACAGGTCAGGATACCAATAAAAGAACTCACAAAGATCCTGGAAGATCTCTTGAAAAGACGGAAGAAATTCCAAGACCTTTCACACTCCTATAAAATCCAAAACTAA
- the iorA gene encoding indolepyruvate ferredoxin oxidoreductase subunit alpha yields the protein MIKILNATEGDEVFLLGNEAAARAAIESGVGVASTYPGTPSSEIGDVLSKIASKVGMYFEFSTNEKVAVEVAAAAAASGVRSFTFMKHVGVNVASDSLVSIGYTGVEAGMVILSADDPSMFSSQNEQDNRHYARFANIPLLEPSNPQEILDFTKYAFNLSEKFKLPVLVRTTTRVSHMRSKVKVGGIQKMRKKGQFKKDPSRFVLVPSTARTMHKKLIKKINKISKIVDKSPYNQIYHANGKYGIITSGGAFNYAHDLVNEKELPISILKLGFTYPLPSGLISQFLEDLEKVFIIEEVDPIIEKDVLSIIGQENLEVDVHGKLDGTFPRIYEYNQDIVGASIGKLIPLKLEKKKALKTHLPERPPTFCPGCPHRATYYSINKALEELEMQVIFSTDIGCYTLGIEKPYNTADYLLSMGSSIGAACGFSKATRQKIVSFIGDSTFFHAGIPPLLNAVHNKHDFLIVILDNGTTAMTGGQPHPGLPFDGMGDEAPAISIESIVEALGINVKVINPMNIKKSIRTFKEALTTPSLNVVIARYPCQLSFKARGKPVRINNNLCNECLECINKLACPAITYDNGIKVDQRYCRGCTVCVQICPEKAIKPKGGSSE from the coding sequence ATGATCAAAATATTAAATGCAACAGAAGGTGATGAAGTTTTCCTATTAGGCAACGAAGCCGCTGCAAGAGCAGCCATAGAATCAGGAGTTGGTGTTGCAAGCACTTATCCAGGAACACCATCATCAGAAATAGGTGATGTTCTTTCAAAAATAGCATCTAAAGTTGGAATGTATTTTGAATTTTCAACAAATGAGAAGGTTGCGGTGGAAGTGGCCGCGGCGGCAGCGGCTTCTGGTGTAAGATCATTCACCTTCATGAAACATGTAGGAGTTAACGTAGCATCAGATTCACTTGTAAGCATAGGATATACTGGGGTCGAAGCAGGCATGGTCATATTATCAGCAGATGACCCATCAATGTTCTCATCACAAAATGAACAAGACAACAGACACTATGCGAGATTCGCGAACATCCCACTCCTCGAACCTTCAAACCCCCAAGAAATCCTCGATTTTACAAAATACGCCTTCAATTTATCTGAAAAGTTTAAACTACCAGTATTGGTCAGGACAACAACAAGAGTATCCCATATGAGAAGCAAGGTAAAAGTGGGTGGAATCCAAAAGATGAGAAAAAAAGGACAATTCAAAAAGGATCCTAGCAGATTCGTCCTCGTACCATCAACCGCAAGGACCATGCACAAAAAACTTATCAAGAAAATTAATAAAATATCCAAGATCGTGGACAAATCACCATACAACCAAATCTACCATGCCAATGGTAAATATGGGATTATAACAAGTGGCGGTGCATTCAATTATGCCCATGACCTAGTAAATGAAAAAGAACTCCCAATATCCATCCTAAAATTAGGCTTCACATACCCCCTCCCAAGTGGGCTAATATCCCAATTCCTAGAAGATCTTGAAAAAGTTTTCATAATCGAAGAAGTCGACCCCATAATAGAAAAAGACGTACTATCCATAATCGGCCAAGAAAACCTCGAAGTAGACGTTCATGGGAAACTAGACGGCACATTCCCAAGAATATACGAATACAACCAGGACATAGTGGGAGCTTCCATCGGAAAACTAATACCCCTAAAATTGGAAAAGAAGAAAGCTTTGAAAACCCATTTACCTGAAAGACCCCCAACATTCTGTCCTGGATGTCCCCACAGGGCGACCTATTATTCTATTAACAAGGCACTCGAAGAATTAGAAATGCAAGTTATCTTCTCAACTGATATCGGATGCTACACCCTAGGTATAGAGAAACCATATAATACGGCAGATTACCTCCTGTCCATGGGTTCGAGCATAGGGGCTGCCTGCGGTTTTTCCAAGGCAACAAGGCAAAAGATAGTGTCATTCATAGGTGATTCAACATTTTTCCACGCTGGGATACCACCACTCCTGAACGCTGTTCATAACAAACATGATTTCCTTATCGTAATCCTTGATAATGGTACAACTGCCATGACAGGAGGCCAACCACACCCTGGCCTCCCATTTGATGGTATGGGTGATGAAGCCCCGGCGATCTCCATCGAAAGTATCGTTGAAGCCCTTGGCATAAATGTTAAAGTGATAAATCCCATGAATATAAAGAAGAGCATCCGAACCTTCAAAGAAGCTTTAACCACACCATCCCTTAACGTTGTAATTGCAAGATACCCATGTCAACTTTCATTTAAAGCAAGGGGAAAACCTGTTAGAATAAATAACAATCTTTGCAATGAGTGTTTAGAGTGTATTAATAAACTTGCATGTCCAGCCATAACATATGACAATGGCATTAAAGTGGATCAGAGATATTGTCGAGGATGCACTGTTTGCGTCCAAATTTGTCCAGAGAAAGCCATCAAACCTAAAGGGGGGAGTTCAGAGTGA